In Phyllopteryx taeniolatus isolate TA_2022b chromosome 5, UOR_Ptae_1.2, whole genome shotgun sequence, the DNA window aaccgaaaaaaaaaattatacggAAGGCCCTTCAGCCAGATTCAGTAAATTTCCTTGAGGAAAAGCTTCACACGCATCCCAGCCAGCTGCATCCTTATCAGGAgatgacagacaaaacaatagCTGGTTGTTCCCAGCTAAGCAAAGTTAGACTGAAAGTGTAACAGCGTTATGGAACAATAATACATGCAAAGGTTATATAAAATTTATATTTgatctgtgtatatataaaatatgaattttccAATTCAGAAGCTTTGTGAAATTGGTTATATCTTTGAATACATTGGAAATTTgattaataattattttgatgaaCATGAAACCCATTTGATTTCCTTTGCCTACCATGTACTTACTTtgatattcatatttcaaatgatgtCACATCAATTTATTTTGACACCTTTTTGACAGTGAATAATAAAACGGTGGTTCTCAACCTGGGTTCGATGAGTCAGTTTCAATGGGTTTATCGGAGGTCAAGAAACACAGAAAAGTATATCCGTTCCATTGACCGCACGCGTATGGTTCATGACGTCACACTCTGCTTGACCATCTTTGGCTGCGTACCATTACTTGTGACCTTTTGCTACATTATGACTTTGTAAGCGATCCTTTTTGCAGATGGCAGACATAAGAATAaaggatgatgatgttgttgcaAAAATGATAATGATGTAAGAGTGGCACTTGCCAAGGTGACGCCGAGCATTTCTGAAATTGTCTCTGTAGGACAACAGCAAGACACATTAAATGGCAGTAAATGAAGGAGTTGTATACATGAACAATCCACAAATAATTGCAGCTAACCTGGCCAAACTCCTGCCATTTGCCAGTGTCATCCTTCCAGTACCAGAGCCACTGCGTTGTCAGAATAAAGTGACCGGCCTTCGTAACAGACGAGACTGTGGACAAGCGACGCACAGAAGAGCCGTTGCAAGTCATCCCCATGAAGTCAACTGACGGCCTTTTGTGAGCCTGGGGTTTGCTGGAAGAAACcagtaaaaatacattgtacatgCAAGCTAAACCACCtattaagcaaagcaaaagaaAGCCAATATAAGAGCCGTATGCAAAAGCATACATTTCCGAAGACAATAACCAGTTTTGACACTTGAGAAAAGTATCTATTACCGCTCTGCCAAGCAGAGTAGTAGATAGTAAAATGCAGAatttttaaatgctcttccatttgATTGCTTAAGGTGCGATTCACTCACCCATTCAATAAGTTATGGCGAGTGTGTTCAATTACACAGTCCTAGATTTCATACATTTCTAAGTACACTGAGATGAGATCATTGGTATTAGAGTACTCATACTagttgtgacatttttgatgGTTGtgtccttttttaatttttgcattAAATAtctggagggggaggggggggggggctgggttcaataaaggttggcaaACACTGTAAGCAGTTTTGTTCATGGTGCACAGGCCCTTTAAGAGAGCCCGCATTTCCTATTGACACCCACCACGCACGTTAACACACTTCCCTATGGAGCATGAATGTGACCAAAATGTCCATCTAGTTCTCATAGAACCCATttactcattttatttgtgCCAATTCTTTAAAACCTTTACTAGGTTAATTATTTTCCGGAAGTAGTttacagtaagtaagtaaattAGAACTGCACGACATCTTACTGAGCgtggtttctaatattttggttattatATAATAAGAGCggcggccgcgcctgtgtggagtttgcatgttctccccgtgcccgcgtgggtcttctccgggtgcgctggtttcctcccacatcccaaaaacatacaaggtaggttaattgcaaactctcccgtaggtgtgaatgtgagtacggatggttgtttgtttatatgtgccctgcgagtggctggtgaccagctcggggtgtaccccgcctctcgcccagagtcagctgggataggctccagcacgcccgcgaccctagtgaggataagcggctcagaaaatggatgaatgaataataagaGATGACTACATGGCTGGAAGCCAATCTGTGTTCGACGCCTGGTCCATGGAACTTGAATCTCTTGCTGGGTCACAGTAGGCCTTCTCAATCTCCTCCATATCGGTAAAGTCTTCCCAGGTTACACCGCCGGTGTCCAAAACCTGCCATCTATAAGGTAAGTGCCAGTGGAGACGGACACATTTCTCTGctggaataataaaaacattttttgaaaaagttaGCAAACAGACTACAGTTAGTGAGTGGAGTGGTGTGCACACAACATCCTTTTCCCTCACAATGACAAGGTAgtacattcaaataaacaataaaatgtgtcattttaggAGAGTAAAGTCACATCATAACAAGAATAAGGTTGTGATTTTAACGAATGAATGTCAGAAGTGTCTGAGACCAACAGCTAACTGTCGACCTTGAGAGCTGTTATATATTAATCGGGCAATTTCATTCAGTATTTATTCTgcttagaaaaaaattattatttgcatcagaatgctttagttcaaatactgtacaatcacaGTGTGATactatggaatttattttgttttgtaatacaagaATAGACCAatgattttgttaatatagtcagccagaacTGCGAGGAATGTTATCAATGTCATTTCATACTATGAGATACTACTATTtaatactgtgttgcgtgtttttgtttgcatattaaggacaaaagtcctgtttttgtttgaattcctcattttaaacaagtttttcctcatgtttttgagattgtaagggtgaaagctgcagctggctactagtgtggactgaatgggtggcaacgattgggaaatgaaatgccagtattttggagcctgtcagcaacatattgaaaaaaagacaacaaacaaaaaaaagaacgatGAACTAGTTTGTTTTGGAactggtgaacttagttcaaatttTTGAACAAGGAACAGTGAACTAAACTTTGAAGTAGTTTGCGTTGAAAacgaactttcccaacactgatcttgtcttattttacatcgtaatatacagtatatcgcaggtttaaaaaacgcaaacgtccttttttttttttttggccccaAATATCGTGCGGCCTAATGTGAACCTAAACTAAGCGGGTCATATTTGTCAAGGCATATCTTTTTCTATACAGCTCTCTTGCTGGCTCGATTTAGTTTGTGCAGGTGGTCATACAGTGTAATGCTGCGGCTGGTCAGTGGAGGATTTGAGCAGGAAAATGCAACTGAACAATTttgctgataaaaaaaaaaaaaaaaaaaatccaatatccatttgcatttaaacaaagaacagcttgttttaaaacatgtatttcGCTACAATTGTTactaacttttatgtgcaagaCATTTGGAGTGAGCCATTACTTCGGTAcagttttttcttattttccaaTATTCAAGCAGTGTTCACTGCAAAAATGAAGTGAATTTATCTTATCTCtagtgaaaacatcttactgtacttattttaagaccatttttttgtttttatttcattttcagcaagactaaaatatttgttttaacaatCTTACCAAGTCAACTCATACTAGTTCCAATGGCAAATCCCCCCACTTATTTTAGGGACAAAACGACCTTAGTTAAATATGTTTCACTTGTTTTGAGAAGgtagttttttttcagtgtttatgTTTAAATTCTGCACAATTTTGTATAGTGGCTTACAATAGTATTACATATACTTTATAGGAATAAAACCCGCCTTGTGTTTGATTACAATTTAGGTCTACGACcctactgcattttaatgttggtcattatggtggtacttggataTCTAAGTATCTtttaaggtggtacttggtgtaaaaggtttgagagtCATTGTGCTAGATTATCAATTCAAAGGAGAGAGGAAAAACTATtacaaaaattcaaaaacatCCTTATATGAAGCCTCACCGTTTTTTGtttcatataaaatataaatgtacaatACGTAGATGTCCCGTGTGCGTGTTACCTTTATAAGTGCAGCATTTTCTgatgaagaagaggcagagttCCTTCTTGTCAGAATCACTCACTGGTTTAGTTGCACCCAGTGAGCCGGCGGGACATCTCGACTCTGAAAATACTTCATGTGATAAACACACACGTATTGGACCAAAGGTGATGCGCAACGATGATTTatatcattgtttttattaccaAGAGCAGCAGTGGCTGGATTCTTCTGCTGATCTCCGatgatgcatttatttttgtagactTTTGGAAGACTGTTAATCATCTCTTGACTGATGTTTTCAAAACACTTGTGCGCCTTGGTATCAACATCACGGATCCTGGGACAGGATGAGCCTTGTTTACAGACTCCTGTGGTGAAATGGGGCTTGCAGACGTGAAGATTGCGGCACCTCCAGGTGAACGTGCAGAAGCCGCTCTCACCCTCGCCCATATTGTAGTGGGAGCATATCTGGAGGGAAGTACAGTAGAGTGTGAATGTAGCACTGCCACTAATACGTCTGAGAagactttcaaaacaattttggagtgtggttgggggtggggtttccacaccaaactcatccaagcataaTTACTTTCGCAAAGTTTAGTCCAACTGAGGGCATCTGAAGAATGACTTTcgttttctgtaccacttatcctcacttgggttatgggcatgctggagccgatcccagctgatttcgagggagaggcggggtacactctgaactggtcgccagccaatagcaggggacatataaacaaactgccattcccactcacattcacacctacagggaatttagagtcttcaaaaaaaacctaccacgcatgttttgaggatgtgggaggaaaccagagtacccggagaaaacccacgcagacacggggagaacatgcaaactccacacaggcgaggccggatttgaacccgggtcctcggaactgtgacgcagatgtgctcCACGCGTGCCACCCTGAAGAAGTACTTGACTAAGTATTACTACCTACCTCAGGAAGTAGGTAGGGGTCATTCTGTAGTAAGAGTTGGAACAGCTGTTTCTCTGAAAGGTGTTGGAGGTCAAATTTCTTCAACAGGTCTGCATTGTGTAGCCAAGTCAACATGTGTGGATGTTTACACCTcgatctaaaaaacaaaacaaaaacaaagccatGAATGTCTCCTCGGCAAGCAGTTTTATttgtagtaaaagtaaaatgcatTTGCGCTGCTTTCTGTGTATTTGCACTTTAAATACCAATGTTGATTGTGGTGACTGGCCAATAAGAATGGGACATGGAGTCCACTCTGCTCGGGACAATTCACCCTTATGGactccgttttttgtttttactttccaaTTCACTTTGCATTGATCCTCTTTGTGTGCGCGTGCCGGTTGTACGTCCAATCATTTACAGTCAGATACTGTATCCGGCAAACTTGCGTttcaataataatgaatttgaaataagtGATATGATTCAGCTGAGAAGCAAAATAGAGATAACGTGgagagaatctttttttttctgttcgaACACAAAACACCTACCGAAAATGCACCGCACCGTGGGTTACCTGTACCGGCCCACCACTACTGGCCAGGGAATGTGTTTGAGATTACATTAGCCACTTGCTGattaaacaaagaaattgaattGTTAGAATGCACTGTATTGCATGTAATGCTAACACAGTGGAACCTACAATGTTCGACATCCCAtaagtggtacaatttggagttttcagaacatcccattaaaaaaacaacaactcaatgAGCATCTTAAGTAATAGTTTTGCCTTTTCGGTCGTCTTTGTGCAGGGTTCGGTCCTCCGAGTTGGACATTTTGCGGTTTCAAATGGGGCAAAATGAACTTCCACACCACAACGCTtcaatggttgttgtttttttttactcaaaagtATGATATTCTGCTGTTGCGTATATAGTGGCCAGCATCGAATGTTCACTTCATTCCCTACTTGCActttgtgcagttttatcaccagctgttgttgtgcccattgttctctcgCCACTCCCCTGGCAGGTCAACCCCTCTATCCAGTTTTCTCTCTCTATCAACCCTCTGTCCCTCGACCCTGGCCAAATCCAATGTCTTGATTTGCAACCTCCTCGGCCCTCAATCCCCGCTCGTCTGTTTACACGTTAGTGTCTCCCACCAGAGATGACTGGAGAAATGACACAATCGTTCCTCGATCGTGTCATTTCACGGAAACGGCAATTACAATTGTCACAAATCAATCGTCTTTGTGTCTGAATTATTCTCTCCTACAGGTGTACCTGATGAATTGTCCAGTCATTTCATACGTATTCTCCATGTTTCAACCCCTCCTTTAAAAGTAAACAATACtgcacatggaaacaatgacatgacatttttattttttttaaacatgttccaTTACGTGTAAACGTGAAACGAAGGGCGTGAGCGTTTAAAGGCTGGGCGCGGCTTCCAGGCATGTTTGTGTCACTCacattgctgctgctgctgaatgCAGAAGACCAACAATTACTTAAGAGCTCCACACCGACTAAACAAGCAAAGGTGAGCATTTGGATAATTTTTAAGATAAATACTTATATACTATACTTAATTCATACTATGcatttatccaaaatgtccGAAGTTAAGTAGTCAACGTGTTGGGATTAATGAGCGTCGTAGTTAGTGTTGTTGCGTAACATGAACTGTTTTAATATGACACATCATTATTCCTGATTCTGTCGCAAAAAATATTCCATAATATTGTTTAAACTAACAGTGCAAGTATACAAAAATGTATACCGATTTTAGGATTTTGCCACTGTTTTATTATTGGTCTTTTTTACATTAGTTTTTAGTAATTCTCTCTTTGATTATTGAAATTATCTgccgtttattttattttatttttttactttttttaacattaaaattattttagtcttattgtttttcaacttttattacgttttaaatttgtattctttttggTGTTCTAATTTAGCTTGTATTTACttatgtatgattattattttttatttgtagtaGTTTTATTGTAATGGGTAACTTTTTTCTTCCTGTGTATTGACTAACATActggcaaaaataaaataaataaatacacagaaATACAcagatatataaataaaaatacacatttataagtataaaaaataagtatataaaatatatatcttacTCCATTTTTCTCTGTCTTTAGGGAACTTTCATTAACATCTGAAGTGTAACTATGTGGCCAAATCAAGGTATATTGTacatacaactttttttgttttttttggggggggggggctataaAATCGTGACTAACTGTTCcaatttgtaaatatatatatatgtgtttacATCAGGTCCATCCAACCCAGCCTTCCCTCCTGGCTACAACCCTTCATACCCCCCCTTTCCCCCAGCAGGAGTCTTTCCCCAGCCGCCAAGTCAACAGTACCTGCCCGTCCAGTATCCAACGGGTGTCAACCCACCCATGATACCCAACGCACCCCGGGTTGCGCCGCCTTACGTGGGGGGTCCGGGACCTCATTTCAACCCAGTTGCGCCTGGCGGGTACCTCGTAGCCCCCGTCGGAGGCGTCCACCCTGGAGCGTACCCGTGCTCCCAGAAAGGTTACCACCATTATAAGGGCAACTACCACAATAAGGGCTATCTCTACCATGGCGGGGTCAACCCAGTCTATCCCTTGAGCAGGGGGTTTGGCGGGGGCCTGACTGGCTTGGCCATGGGATTGGTGGCACATAAAGCCCACAAGAAGTTGAACAAGGGTAAGAAGCTGAAGAAGGTGCACAAGATGTACAAGCACGGTTACTACAAACATGGCGGCAAGGTGGGACTGACACCACTCTCACATAACGGcaaactttttacatcaagaccaacattaaaatatagtagAACAGCAGGCTAAAGTGTTCAAGGCAAAGGTTTTCAtcctaaaaagtaaaaaaaaaaaaagcttggtgTGCAGCGGGCCCAAGTATTTCACAATTGCGGCATTAACCACGAAAGTGAACCAAGGTGTTCAACTTTAAATATAGAAGTGGAGTGGCGACTCATGCCAGACTGCCAATTGTGTCACTGGGCGTAGTTTTAGCCAC includes these proteins:
- the LOC133477569 gene encoding splicing factor 3A subunit 2-like isoform X1, with the translated sequence MWPNQGPSNPAFPPGYNPSYPPFPPAGVFPQPPSQQYLPVQYPTGVNPPMIPNAPRVAPPYVGGPGPHFNPVAPGGYLVAPVGGVHPGAYPCSQKGYHHYKGNYHNKGYLYHGGVNPVYPLSRGFGGGLTGLAMGLVAHKAHKKLNKGKKLKKVHKMYKHGYYKHGGKYSSSSSSDSD
- the LOC133477569 gene encoding splicing factor 3A subunit 2-like isoform X2 → MWPNQGPSNPAFPPGYNPSYPPFPPAGVFPQPPSQQYLPVQYPTGVNPPMIPNAPRVAPPYVGGPGPHFNPVAPGGYLVAPVGGVHPGAYPCSQKGYHHYKGNYHNKGYLYHGGVNPVYPLSRGFGGGLTGLAMGLVAHKAHKKLNKVLLQ
- the parp12a gene encoding protein mono-ADP-ribosyltransferase PARP12 isoform X5 produces the protein MLTWLHNADLLKKFDLQHLSEKQLFQLLLQNDPYLLPEICSHYNMGEGESGFCTFTWRCRNLHVCKPHFTTGVCKQGSSCPRIRDVDTKAHKCFENISQEMINSLPKVYKNKCIIGDQQKNPATAALVFSESRCPAGSLGATKPVSDSDKKELCLFFIRKCCTYKAEKCVRLHWHLPYRWQVLDTGGVTWEDFTDMEEIEKAYCDPARDSSSMDQASNTDWLPAIKPQAHKRPSVDFMGMTCNGSSVRRLSTVSSVTKAGHFILTTQWLWYWKDDTGKWQEFGQSEVSTPASLTSEALENIYLADQKTQVTFIAGGHQYVMYFRDKAGTQRMYQENIKHSTKREVRRRPRFVSYHDVEVILKSSKSSTEEFPPHWDKNALPDIGFKMVPLPKSTEYNRIECLFKATMPNVTIQSIKRIQNPYLWTRFQMQRDQMKKRNGGKAVAEQYLFHGTNYNLIDAICEQNFDWRMSGIHGTAFGKGCYFAKQASYSNRYSTARGVNKSMFVALVLVGEYTKGSSHFTRPAAKGKSTTLYDSCVDDETSPNIFVIFDSHQMYPEYLIDYSE